One Gimesia aquarii DNA segment encodes these proteins:
- a CDS encoding cytochrome c3 family protein → MDRFLFPKWANTIVPVLGALGAVGVLYVIGMVAFGASPETTDVGYQPEQPLPFSHALHAGKLKLDCRYCHNTVEVAGHAAIPPTSTCLNCHSGADANGVVNTVAVHATSAKLAPVRESQATGKSIQWRRVHDLPDYVYFNHSAHVRRGVSCVACHGRVDKMEKVTQVEPLSMGWCLKCHRNPEPNLRPPEFVTKLDWAPDGDPHEVGEKVREELNLNPSTNCSTCHR, encoded by the coding sequence ATGGATCGTTTTCTATTTCCGAAATGGGCAAATACAATTGTGCCGGTACTAGGTGCGCTCGGTGCAGTTGGTGTTTTGTATGTCATTGGAATGGTAGCCTTTGGGGCCAGCCCTGAAACTACTGACGTGGGTTATCAGCCTGAACAGCCTCTGCCTTTTAGTCATGCCTTGCATGCGGGTAAGCTGAAGCTGGATTGCCGCTATTGTCATAATACTGTTGAAGTTGCTGGGCACGCCGCGATTCCGCCCACTTCTACTTGCTTGAACTGTCATAGTGGCGCTGATGCTAATGGAGTCGTCAATACTGTTGCCGTTCATGCAACAAGTGCAAAGCTTGCACCAGTTCGCGAAAGTCAAGCGACAGGTAAGTCGATACAGTGGCGACGTGTTCATGATTTACCCGATTATGTTTATTTTAATCATAGTGCTCATGTGCGTCGTGGTGTGAGTTGTGTTGCCTGTCATGGGCGAGTCGACAAGATGGAAAAGGTGACTCAGGTGGAGCCGCTGAGTATGGGCTGGTGTTTGAAGTGTCATCGGAATCCTGAGCCTAACCTTCGTCCACCAGAGTTTGTGACTAAACTCGATTGGGCACCTGATGGTGATCCGCATGAGGTGGGTGAAAAGGTTCGTGAGGAGTTGAATTTGAATCCTTCTACTAATTGTTCTACGTGTCACCGCTAA